The Collibacillus ludicampi region ATATGGAGCGGCAGGTGCAGGTGCATACGGCTACTAATATGCGGACGTACAGTCGCAAAAAGACAGCATAACTTTTCAATACTTTTTCGCTGATCGACTAGTGGCCGTCTGATTACCAGGCGGTCTTTTAATCTACTTTCCACGTAATTCATATAGATCACTCCAGACCTCTCCTAGTATGAGTCAGCATTCAACCTGTATCAGGGGCAAATGGTACAGGAAGCTCATTGCCCTTTTCCCGCGATCCCAGCGGGTAAGGTCTGGATCGGGACGGTGATGCCTCTACCGCAATAATTGAGGCTCTTGGCATTGGCTTTACTCTAAAAAAAGAGCCACCTAATCGGTGGCCAATAAAAGATGTAGGAGGCAACCAAAGCACAGGTAAAATGAAAAACGGCAATATATAGTATCGTTTGAACGCATGTAAGTTATTCGAAAAGATTCATAAAAAATGCCATCTAATCGGTGGCAAATGGATAGAAAGGGAGAGTTCTTTGCACGCATTAAAAAGTATCTCTAATCCACAGAAAAATATACAAGAGTAAAACCCCGTTCTTCTCGGCGTTGGGGACTGATTGGTTGAGGGTCAAGGGAAGCGACCTGTTCGATCCAGGTGCCCAAGAACATGGTTTCTGCACTGCCATGTCCTTACCGATCGAACCCAGAACGCTGAGATGAAATGGTGGCATAAAAAGAGCCACCTAATTGGTGGCTTGTGGAATGGAGGAGCCAAGTGCATGGCACAATTAGTAAAAGTATCGCCGTATCGACGGGGAAATAAACCTAAACGAGAAAGGTTGATTTGAGGTGAATAAGCAAAAGGTTGAGAGCAAGTCCGCACAGCCGGATATGTGTCGCGCGTGCGTGTGGGGACGGTGGGACGGGTTGAAGCAGTATTGTAGCAGGATACCGTGTGTCATTGAACGAGGGGAAGAAAATCGGTTAGATTTTAGGGAGCTGAGACGGATGATGAGTGAGTATCCGAGGGGAGAAAACAAACTCCTAGCAAGAACACTTCGCTAGGAGTTGTGGCACAATGTTGCCCGAGTGCGGAGAGCTGTCCTGCTTTATGAGCAGAGACGATATACTCTATGCAAAAGGATGTGTTCATATTCTTCTGAGTGAGTATCCAAAAAGAAAGAAAAGAAACTCCTAGGGAGGGCACAACACTAGGAGTTAGAGTAAAGAAATGCAAGTAGATGGAGAGCAGACTCTCAGTTTGAGGGGGACAATAAATTTTATGCAGAAGAATTCGTTCCTGTTTGAAACAAGTGACTATTGGTGTGTCGGAATTTGACGGAAAGTATTTGTAGGAAATATCTCTTGCCGAATATTGAGGCTGGAGGGGATTATATTGAGAGAAGCAGAGGCAAAAATAATCGAGTTTGTGAAAGGTCTATCAGAAAAAGAAGCAAAAGAACGTTTAGCAAAAATCTTTATTCTTGTATCGAGTATAGGATATGGCGGATATACCAAAGAGAAATGCTTCGATGATATCAGGAAAATGTACTTACAAGACGTAGCATTAAATGGAATATTCGAGAACGAAAAACTATAGCACCTCCGGGTGCTTTTTCTTTTGCACAAAAAGAACCACCGGCGAGGGTGGCGTATCACATGAAGAAATTTAAAACCGATTCTTTTATTGCCAAGAAGGGTGCTATACCTACAGCTAAAAACGCGAGAGTGATTCCGGTTAGAAAGTTGATAATAGGTTTCATGTGGGCCATCCCCTTTGGAAAATGTATTGTAATTAATATTACGTATACGAAATATATATGTCAAATAATTATTTGTTGGATAATAATTGTGAATTACTGTAAATCAACGGAATGAGCGCTTTAGAGGTTCGAAAAGAAGTGGCGGGACTCCTTGGCCACGGCCGCGATGATGTAACCAGAATCTATTTAAGTAGGTGATCATCTTGGTTTTCTTTTTGTTTCAGGATTTCTTGTAGCAGTTCGCGGATGGTTTCTGCACGACATGGGGATTTGCTATCATAAATGATGATTAAAGTCAAATCAGAATTTTTTAGAAACAAGAAGATAAAGATTGAATTTAAATGAATAATATATACAACCATTGATATCAGTATAAAATACATTTTTGAAAATACTAAAAATATACTAAAATATTAATAAAAATGGTTATTTTTGAATTTCAGGGCGTATGAAAGAGTTGATCAACAAGGGGGAGAACCGTCAGCCGAAAATACTGAACGCCCAGGTCTTTGTGATCTCTGATAGGAAGCTGGGGAAGAAGTGGCAGCATGGATCATACCGGAGGACGAAATCACCGTCGTTTCCTCTTTCAAGATCCGTCTGACCGCACCGATCCCGCCAGGGGAGATCATCACCTTACGGCTGGAGGCGCGGCGCTTTTCCCCCGAGGTCGGCGTCTTCCGTGGACATTGCAGTATGAACGGCAAGACCGTCGCCCACGCCAGCCTGACCATCGCCAAGGCCAAGCTGGACAAATACGTTGATGTCCCCTGGTAGGGGACGCCGGGAGGTACATCCTTATGAGCAATGTTCTCTATGAAAAACGCGATGGCGTGGCCTATGTCACCCTCAACCGCCCCGAGGCGATGAATGCCATTGACGAGGCCACCAACGCGGAACTGGAGGAAGTGTGGCGGGATTTCGCCGCCGACGATGCCGTGGATGTGGCCATTTTAACCGGCAGCGGGCGGGCTTTTTGCGCCGGCGCCGATCTGAAGACCTTTATCCCCAAGTGGGAGGGGGCCAACATGCTGGATGTCCGCAAGAATATCCCCCATGGCCTCGGCGGTGGGCTGACTCGTGGGCAGCACCGTATCTACAAGCCCATCATTGCCGCGATCAACGGCTATGCCGTCGGCGCCGGCCTGGAAATCGCCCTGGCCTGTGATATCCGCATCGCTTCCGAAAAGGCCAAATTCGGTGTCTTCGAGGTGCGCTATGGCCTGCACCAAGGCGATGGCGGCCTGGTCCGCCTGGTGGCGGTGGCCGGGGTCGGCGTGGCCCTTGATCTCACCCTGACAGGGCGGGAGGTCTCGGCCCAGGAGGCGCTCGCGCTAAGACTGGTCACCCGCGTCGTGCCGCCGGAAGAACTGATGCAGGCCGCCGAGGAGACGGCGCGCATGATACGGTGCAACAGCCGCAATGCCGTTCGGTCCGCCAAGGAGACCATCCTTGAACTGATCGGACGCCCACTGGACGACGCACTGAGGCTGGAGACGCTATACGGCTATTCGAGTCTAGGGGACTTCGCCGATGCCCGTGCAAGGCTCGCCCAGTTTGTAAAGAAATAGGCCCTGTACCAGCGAAGCTGACACCAGGGGCAAAGGTAGTGTCAATATTTTTGTCGTGGGGACGTTTATAAAAACTTATGATGATTTGTATTGATGTACAAAAACCTGGTGACTCCTTAGAGTAGGAAACATCAGGTTTTTTCTCGTATGTATTCGCTTAGCGTATATTTTCGTTAAAATGTTGGCGGTACCCCTATTACTACCCCAAAAGTTTCATGGATCGAAATAACGATGATTATATCGCAGGACAAAAGGAAATTAAGATTCTGAAAAACAAGGTAAAACAAATAACAAAATGAATGTGAAAAGCAAAAGGATTATATAGTTTTTAAAGCTGTAAACATCCAATTAGATCACCCCTAAATAATTCTATTTCAGCAAGGATTGTCTGAATTCGAGGGGATACCCAGATGGAGGTGGGGGAAATGTGGCAACGAGCAAGAAGTCCTGATCCGTTGAACTTTGGCTAGCGAGCGGCGGGAGGATGAAACTTAAAGAGATTGCCGATGCGCTTGGTGTTTCAGAGGATACAGTTCGAGGGTGAAAAGCCAAGGATGAGTTCGGAGAAGTATCAAGTCCCTTTTCAGATCATCAAGGAGTATGCAGCAAAGAACAAGTGGACGGAGAAGAGGAACAAACATCGTACTACCGACGAACAAAAAACAACTGAAAAAAAAGCGGAAATTTATAAGTGACGACATCGCCAAAGCGACTGCTCGTCATTTTTTTTGTCCGCTAAACTATTTGGATGTGATCAAGCGGGTCCTTTCGGCCTCTGACGAGTTATACCACTTTTATTCTCCCGTCTCTCTTATTAGAGGGAGGTGAAATTCATGTTGGAAGGGATCGGGCAGCTTGGGGGTAGAGGCGGAATAGGAGTTGTCATTCTGGGACTTATTGTTTGCTACTTTCTCCTTCAGTCGTGGAATGCAGGAGATCGGATTGGCGAAGAGAGCAATGACGTACGTTTCCGGCGCAAACACAATGACGATTAAGGGGAAGGGCACAGGATGGCTACGGTAAGAGGGGAAAAACGGAGAAAGAAACGCTTGCGTCAACGTAAGAGGAGACGGGGCAATGTCGAAATCCAGATTTTTCAACCCAGTTTCCGGGAACGAGACGATCCACGCCCCGGTTGGTTGGTGGCAGTCGGGGAATGGATTCCAAATAAAAGGAAAAGCAAGGAAAGGAGCGGAAAGTAAAGTGATTTTGGGTTTGGACTTAGGGTATGGATACGTAAAAGTCACCAGCGACGGGAGGACGGTCCATACGTTCCCTTCGATTGTGGGATCAGGGAAAGAACGCCAATTCTCGGGCCTCTTTGGCTCAGGTCGCGGACTTGACGAGATGGCGGTAGAAATCGACGGGAAGACCTACTATGTGGGGGAGCTGGCAGTGGCCGAGTCATATGATGCCAGCCGCGCTATTGATCGGAACAAAACCCATCACGAGGCCACCCGTGTTCTTGTGGCCGCTGCAATATTGTTGGCGCAGCCACCGGTCGGTGAACCGATCAAACTGTTCACTGGGTTGCCTCTGGAATATGTAAGAGAGCAGAAAGACGTTTTTGCTGCCACCCTTCAAGAAATGCGGTTCACAGCGAAAGGGACATCGGGACCTTTTCAGGGGGTGGAACGGGAGATCCGATTCGACACCGTGAAGGTTTTACCCCAAGCGATCGGTGCTGCCTATGCGGCTCTGATGGACGAGCAGGGGCGGCCTCGGTATCCCGAACTGGCTGTGGTAGAGGATCCGATGGCCCTGATCGACATTGGCTACCGGACGACGGACTTTACGGTGTTTCAGGTGCGGCCTCGCTTGCGTGTGTTGGAAGAACTGTCGGGAACCGTCGCGGTGGGAGCCCATACTGTCTATAACATGGTTCGCGCCGCGTTTCCGGAAATTCCGGAACGGGATGTGGAGTCGGCCGTGTCGAGAGAGAATATCTGGATCAACGGACGGACATTGGACTTACGAAGAGAAGTGGCAGAGGTTAGAAAGTCGGTTGCCAAGACAATCGCTGACGAGGTGAAACATCGGTGGAGTGATCGAATGGGCCGGATTCGGGTGGTGTTCTTGGCCGGTGGAGGAGCGAAACTTCTGCAGTCAGAACTTCAGACGCTGCATCCGGATGTGCGGTTGGTACCCGTGCCACAAGGAGCCAATGCTCTCGGGTTTTGGTTGATGGGTCGCATGGCTGAAATTCCAAAAGAAACGGCGGGGCCTCCCAGGCTGATGGTGCCGCAACAGGCATAAGAACTCATCCAACAAGGAGGGGAGAGTTCGATGGAACATAGGCAGGATCAATGGGCGTATCGACTTCTATGCGAGTACATTGAAACGCGGAAGAGACTACGGGCATACCATCAGGAGTTGACGCAGCGGATCAACCAGGGGGAAGAGTTGCTAAGAGGCGAACGTGAGTGGGTCGGGAGCATGCTGCATGAGTCAACGGAGGTGATACCGAAAATTGCCACGTACTGTTCGGTAGATCAGCTGGAGCCACGTGAACGACGCATGGTGCTGCGACTCCAACGACTTGCGCATGGAAAAAAATCGAAGGTACAGCTCTGGGATAACGAATGGATGCAACGGCTTCCCGACCAAAGAGATTGGGAGGAAGAGCTGATCGCTAGACTGGATGGCGAAGAGTCGGAAGGAAAGATCAGCGTTTCTCTTTCGAATCTAGCTGAGAGACAGCGGGAAGCGATCGAAATGCTCGCTTCTGGAATGTCCTATTCCGATGTGGCTGAGATGATGTGTATCGCGAAAGGAAGTGTATCCAAACACCTACAGCTGGCTCGAAAAAAACTTGCCAGTGGTGCGCAGTTAGAGTGGTGCATAGATTAGCGTTTTCAATCTATTACGAAAATCGTCTGAGAAATCCTTGATGCTTTTTCAGAGAGGAGAATTGCAGCAGATGAAAGTTGACGATATTGGGGTAATCCACATACACGCACAAAAAGAGAATCATGATGATGCATATATCGTGGCGAATCGCACGGCATTGAAAAAACTAAAGGACTTGATTGATGGGGCCTTGCAAAAAGGAAAATCATGTGGAGAATTTATGCCGCAAGACGGAGAATGCTTTGATCTCTATATCATTGTGGATGATTCGGATTGGCAATCAGAATCTTGGAAACGCAGAGCGTTGCCGTATACCGATGAGATTGCCTCACATCCTCATAGAAAAGATGTTGTCTATCCTTGGATGGACACAAAACCTTCAGCACGATAAACCGAACACCTATTTTTTCTTTCTCCCTCTCCTCTTAATGGGTGAATACCCAGGAAAGGAGAGGATTTTTATTGCCATCAGCTGCAACATGTCGGGTCTGTCATAGGCCCTTGCGGAGTATGCTCAGTGTTCTTCAAGGTGTAGGACCTGTCTGCTCGAAAAAGGTCCGGCAGGCCCTGGAACAGATTCTCGAGCGGGTCATCCGCGGCGAGGCCGAGCCTGAAGACCAGATTGCCTATGCCATGTCTCCGGAGGAGCGCCAGCGGGCGGTCGAGGCCCAGGTAAGGCGGGCTTACCTGGAACAATTGCGTCAAAATCGGCGTCCTACCCGGGAGCCGGTGACGGTGGAGGTGGAGGTGGAAAGCAGGACCCGAGGGATCAGCCGGGAGCCCACTACGGTAGAGTGGATTGACCGCGATCATGCCTGGGTGCATTCCCAGCGCGGGGGACGATATCAGGTCACCGAACACGCATGTACCTGTCCTGACTTCACAATCCGTCGCTCTCGGGACCCGGAGCTGGCGCGGGAAGGTTGCCGGCATATGCAGGCCCTGCGTTTGGCTCGGGAAGAAGTACGTGAGCGCCGGAGACAAGCGATGCGAATAGCCCGGATGCGAACACAGCAAGCAACGGCATCGATTGTGGTGAATCAGACCCATGAAGAAAACCATCCTACCTTTGCACAGATTGACTGGACCGTCGAAGCGGAACGGGATCGTGTTCTGGACATTTGGTGCCGGAACCGGGAATGGGACGGCGTATTCATCAGCCGGGATGATGTGGCGTGGGAAGCGCTACAGGAGCAAGCTCGGCAGGAGTGGGAGTACAGGTACGAAAATGTTCTGGGAGGCACCGGGAACACCTTTGGCATCGAGATTGAGGTACAGTTTGACAATAGCTCCTCTAGGGAACGGGCGTTGAGGGAACTGTACAATGAGGGTCTGACGATTGGCCCGCAAATGCGCGGGTATCACTCTGGCGACGGGAACGGGTTCTGGAAACCGGAACGCGACGGA contains the following coding sequences:
- a CDS encoding enoyl-CoA hydratase/isomerase family protein: MSNVLYEKRDGVAYVTLNRPEAMNAIDEATNAELEEVWRDFAADDAVDVAILTGSGRAFCAGADLKTFIPKWEGANMLDVRKNIPHGLGGGLTRGQHRIYKPIIAAINGYAVGAGLEIALACDIRIASEKAKFGVFEVRYGLHQGDGGLVRLVAVAGVGVALDLTLTGREVSAQEALALRLVTRVVPPEELMQAAEETARMIRCNSRNAVRSAKETILELIGRPLDDALRLETLYGYSSLGDFADARARLAQFVKK
- a CDS encoding hotdog fold domain-containing protein yields the protein MAAWIIPEDEITVVSSFKIRLTAPIPPGEIITLRLEARRFSPEVGVFRGHCSMNGKTVAHASLTIAKAKLDKYVDVPW
- a CDS encoding RNA polymerase sigma factor, which translates into the protein MEHRQDQWAYRLLCEYIETRKRLRAYHQELTQRINQGEELLRGEREWVGSMLHESTEVIPKIATYCSVDQLEPRERRMVLRLQRLAHGKKSKVQLWDNEWMQRLPDQRDWEEELIARLDGEESEGKISVSLSNLAERQREAIEMLASGMSYSDVAEMMCIAKGSVSKHLQLARKKLASGAQLEWCID
- a CDS encoding amidoligase family protein; translation: MNTQERRGFLLPSAATCRVCHRPLRSMLSVLQGVGPVCSKKVRQALEQILERVIRGEAEPEDQIAYAMSPEERQRAVEAQVRRAYLEQLRQNRRPTREPVTVEVEVESRTRGISREPTTVEWIDRDHAWVHSQRGGRYQVTEHACTCPDFTIRRSRDPELAREGCRHMQALRLAREEVRERRRQAMRIARMRTQQATASIVVNQTHEENHPTFAQIDWTVEAERDRVLDIWCRNREWDGVFISRDDVAWEALQEQARQEWEYRYENVLGGTGNTFGIEIEVQFDNSSSRERALRELYNEGLTIGPQMRGYHSGDGNGFWKPERDGSLGTYGGEFVSPVLNDDPESWKQIERVTEILRHHGAYVDDHCGGHIHLGIAPLDHRTYSWQRLARIGVGYEKQLYRMGGANSDQYRSTGRPGQHRGSHYAKPLPRGLSFNGNITAAEARRRISNGSRYTIFNTTNIDRTSGRPAIEFRYPNGTLDHRQIQAQIQVANAILHQAAVIRNGSPQSDFTPRFSEENKHARLTDYLTPEAEEKNFRQFLDVLANPQDRLAATWLWLRGRY
- a CDS encoding ParM/StbA family protein encodes the protein MSKSRFFNPVSGNETIHAPVGWWQSGNGFQIKGKARKGAESKVILGLDLGYGYVKVTSDGRTVHTFPSIVGSGKERQFSGLFGSGRGLDEMAVEIDGKTYYVGELAVAESYDASRAIDRNKTHHEATRVLVAAAILLAQPPVGEPIKLFTGLPLEYVREQKDVFAATLQEMRFTAKGTSGPFQGVEREIRFDTVKVLPQAIGAAYAALMDEQGRPRYPELAVVEDPMALIDIGYRTTDFTVFQVRPRLRVLEELSGTVAVGAHTVYNMVRAAFPEIPERDVESAVSRENIWINGRTLDLRREVAEVRKSVAKTIADEVKHRWSDRMGRIRVVFLAGGGAKLLQSELQTLHPDVRLVPVPQGANALGFWLMGRMAEIPKETAGPPRLMVPQQA